One window from the genome of Nicotiana sylvestris chromosome 9, ASM39365v2, whole genome shotgun sequence encodes:
- the LOC138877875 gene encoding uncharacterized protein, with translation MVKKNANSDAQLASHNTSIRNLEVQLGQISQSLNTRPKGALPSDTVVNQRVGTMQGINFDEVELQEDDISLVVENVTDENLNEEVRIDIQDNEVETQNDMNPSREHIIDMPKIVMPKAKVPFPRPPPPYRQRLAKQKNENKFKKFIDMMKSLSINVPLVEALEQMLGYVKFMKDLVTKKKSMDCDTSKMTHQVSTIVNYMAQKLEDLGAFTIQCTIGSANFAKALCDLGVSINLMPYSIFKTLGIGKPRATSMRLQMADRTMKSPLGIVDDVLVRVDKFILPADFVILDCEALVDVEVGEHLLGGDEKVVFHVCKSMKHPNSTKVCSFVDIVMAVIVDDTSAIINMEDPLEVVLLNLDVNEDEGRVECVNALHGMGSYSYNPRKLSLDLENRKALPIKPSIEEPPMLELKLLPPHLRMPFGLCNAPATFQQCMMAIFTDMVDDILEVFMDDFSVEGIVLGHNISKHDIKVDKAKIEVISKLPPSTSVKGVRSFLGHAGFYRRFIKDFSKVVNPLCKLLEKYDKFMFNEE, from the exons atggtGAAAAAGAATGCTAACTCTgatgcccagttggcatcccacaatacttcaatcagaaacttggaggttcaattaggccaaatctcacaatctttgaatactcgccctaagggggctctacctagtgatacggtggtcaaccaaagggtgggaacaatgcAGGGCAT CAATtttgatgaagttgagttgcaagaggatgaTATCTCTTTGGTGGTTGAGAATGTGACTGATGAGAActtgaatgaggaagtgaggattgatatccaagataatgaggtggaaactcagaatgacatgaacccgtctagggaacacataatagacatgccaaAAATTGTTATGCCTAAAGCCAAGGTTCCttttccaaggccacctccaccttatcgtcaaaggcttgcgaagcaaaaaaatgagaacaagtttaagaagtttattgacatgatgaagagcttatcaattaatgtgcctttggtggaggctttAGAACAAATGCTAGGGTACGtcaagttcatgaaagacttggtgacaaagaaaaaatccatggattgtgacaccagtaaaatgacccaccaagttagtacTATAGTGAACTATATGGCTCAAAAGCTAGAAGAtctcggtgctttcaccattcaaTGCACAATTGGGAGTGCaaactttgcaaaagctctatgtgatttaggggtaagtatcaacttgatgccttactccattttcaagactttgggtattgggaaaccgagagctacttcaatgaggttgcaaatggcggatagaactatgaaaAGTCCGCTTGGTATTGtagatgatgttcttgttcgggtggacaagttcattttgcccgctgattttgtgatcttggattgtgag gccttagttgatgtggaagtaggggaacaCCTTCTGggtggtgatgaaaaagtggtctttcatgtgtgcaagtcaatgaagcatccCAATAGTACTAAAGTGTGCTCTTTCGTGGATATTGTcatggcagtgatagttgatgatactagtgcaataaTCAatatggaggaccctctagaggtggtattgttgaatcttgatgtaaatgaggatgaaggccgggtggagtgtgtcaatgctttacatggaatgggctcttactcttataaTCCTAGGaagctctctttggatcttgagaataggaaggcTCTACCaataaagccctcaatcgaggaacctcccatgttggagttgaagttattgcctccacacctcag gatgccatttgggttgtgtaatgcaccggctacattccagcagtgtatgatggctatattcaccgacatggtggatgatattttggaggtgttcatggatgacttcagtgtt gagggcattgtcctcggccataataTCTCAAAGCACGACATAAAGGTGGACAAAGCCaaaattgaagtgatttcaaagcTTCCTCCCTctacttcagtcaagggggttagaagttttcttgggcatgcggggttctaccgaagatttattaaagacttttctaaggtagtgaatcccttgtgcaagttattggaaaaatatGACAAGTTCATGTTCAATGAAGAATGA